The Alteromonas macleodii ATCC 27126 genome segment CGAACACGCCGTGAATTGGCGTTTTTTGACGTTTTAGCATGACATTCGCGGTGGGAAAACCAATGGTGCGACCTTTTTTCTCGCCGTGAACCACCCTACCGTGAATAGCAAACGGGCGCCCTAGCATTTCGGTAGACAAACCGAAGTCGCTGTCAGCCAACGCTTCTCGCACCGCGGTAGAGCTTATTCGATGGGCATGCATGGTAAAACTGTGGGTGCTTACTACTTCGAAACCGTATTGGCGACCTGCCGCCTCAAGCATTTCGAAATCCCCTTTGCGGCCATTGCCAAAACGGAAATCGTCACCAACAACAAGAAATTTAACACCCAGTTTGTCCACCAATAAATCGTGAACGAAGGTATCGGCACTTTGCTTAGCAAACTCCGCGTTAAATCGCACAGCAAGCAGTCTGTCGACACCTTGTTGGCGCAGCAACTCGTACTTTTCGCGAAGAGGGCTTATACGCGCTGGTGCTTTATCAGGCATAAAGACTTCTTCAGGCTGAGGTTCGAACACCATTACGGTGGCAGGAAGTGATAGCGATTTCGCTTTTTCAAGCACGTTAGCCAACACAGCTTGATGACCACGGTGTACGCCGTCGAACTTGCCAATAGTGAGCACACACCCTTTATGGTGCGGTTTTACATTGTTTAGCCCGCGGATAAATTCCACTGTTAGCCACTACCTTTTAACTGCTAGAAAATCAAAGCTCGCGATTATAGCCGACCGCGAGCACAATACCAAGCACACGGGCCATTCTGGCTCCATGCTCTATTTCGCATCTATTGAATACTAATCGCCGCCGCTTCTGAAATGCCTGGGTCGCATGCCCAGCACCACCATGGTTGTCACGAACAGTATGACCGACAGCGATATGGTTATTCCTACTTCTAACATTTGGGCGGAAAGAGACAAATCAAAGAAACCTAAGCCTTGATCGCGATAATAAATAAGCCCGCCCATGGCTGCACTTGCAATAACTACACGGGCAATAAACAAAACCGATGTGCGGCTTAACGCAAACACGCCTTGGCGATGCAGCGTTATATAGAGCAAAGCGGCATTAAGCGTAGCTGACATACTGGTAGCAACAGCAAGCCCTACATAACCAAACGGAATCGCTAATATAAGGTTAAACACCATGTTTGCGACCATACACCAAATACCAAATTTCACTGGCGTCTTGGTGTCTTGGCGGGAGTAAAACCCTGGCGCGAGAATTTTTACCAGCATAAAGCTGAGCAAGCCAAACGAGTACGCGGTAAGCGAGTAAGACGCCATAATGGCGGTTTCTGCGGTAAACGCGCCCCGCTGAAAAATAACGGTCAGAATAGGCCTTGCCATCACGCCAAGTCCCACTGCAGCAGGTATGCCTAATAAACACACCATGCGAAACGCCCAATCGATATTCGCAGCAAACGCTTTGGGGTTATTACTGACATGGTTTCGGGATAGCGTAGGTAAAATGACTGTTGCGATGGCAATACCAAACAACCCTAGGGGAAATTCAAGCAGCCTGTCTGAATAGTATAACCAGCTAATAGAACCGGTAACTAAAAAGCTGGCGATGAAAGTATCAAACAACAAATTGATTTGCCCTACTGACACACCGAATAAGGCAGGGATCATCAGGGTGCGTACTTTTACCACGTTTTCGTCATGCCAGCCCCACTTTGGCTTTACCAAGAGCCCTGCCCTGAACAAAAACGGTAGTTGAAACAAGAACTGTACAATACCACCGATAAACACGCCCCACGCTAGCGCGTAAGCGGGTTGATTAAGCGTAGGAGCTAAGTATATAGCGCATGCAATAATGCACACGTTAAGTAAAACAGGGGTGAAGGCAGCAACCGCAAACTTATTTAGCGTATTGAGTATCGCCCCTGCCAACCCAGTCAGAGAGATAAACGCTAAATAAGGAAAGGTAATTTTCAACATGGTCGACGCAAGCACAAACTTATCTCCTGCCTCGTCCCCTTCGAGCCACGCCACAAACCAGCCTGTACCAAATAACGCCGCCAAAACAGGTGATGCTATTACCCCTATGATAGAAACTACAAAAACAATAGCGCCCAACGTACCGCTGACTTTTGCAACGAACTCTCTGAGTTGCTTTTTATCGTCGTTCTCGTGGACTTCGGTTAATACCGGAATAAACGCTTGTGCAAATGCACCTTCAGCGAATAGACGACGAAGAAAATTAGGAATTTTGTTAGCAAAGAAAAATACGTCAGCGGCTGCTCCATCGCCCAAAAGCTTGGCAACAACAACATCACGTACCAAGCCTAATACTCGCGAGACCAAGGTCATAATACTGACGATAAGACCAGATTTTATTAACTTCCGTGACACGTCACACTTCCAATAAGAGGTAAAGAATAGGCTGAATAGCATCAGCCATTTGAAAGATAGTCAAAGGCGTTTGCTAAGCGTAAAGCGGCAACGCTAGGTTGCAAGCGAGCCATAATAACCAAAGGCTATCGCAGGCGAAACGATTTCTTCAAAATAGTTGTGCATCTTTAACAACTTTCTTGTTATAATCCGCGCCCGGTATGGGGTGCTGTCGTTTATGCATGTCTATCGCTGAAATGTCTTGAAAGAATATCACTACGAATCTCTTTCAAAAAATGTCGCAGAGAAATGTCGCAAAGAATGTGCAACGTGTTGAGCATACTTTGTGTTCAATAGCTTGCGCGTTTTAACGCGGAACGATTTAAGTTTTAAATCGTTTGACATTTGGGCGTTTGGTAGGCACAATCCGCACCCTCGTTTTTGACATGAATTTATTTTGGGAGTTACACCTTGGCTAACATTAAGTCTGCTAAGAAGCGTGCAATCCAAGCCGAAAAGCGTCGTCAGCACAACGCTAGCCGTCGTTCAATGACTCGTACAAGCATCAAGAAAGTTATCGCTGCAATTGCAAGCGGTGACAAAGAAGCGGCACAAGCTGCACTTACTGCTGCTACTCCAGTACTTGACAGAATGGCTACTAAAGGCTTGATTCACAAGAACAAAGCTGCTCGTCATAAGAGCCGTCTAGCTGCACAAATCAAAGCACTAGGTTAATCTTTACGATTAGTAGTTAAAAAAGCGCCCTTCGGCGCTTTTTTTGTATCTGTAATCGACGCTAATTAGCATGGGTTACTGATTCCAAATTTAGACTTAAAGGCATAAAGCCCACCACTAGGCGAGCTTTGTCACTAGATAAAAAGTCTTTGCGGTGTGTTCCTCCCCCAGCTATCCACTTATCAGCTCATCTTCCTTATTGAGCTTGCCGGTGCAATACGCATGATCCAGTGAAGGATGGCCCACGGCCAGCTTGGTACAAACGCATTCGCTTTTTCCTTGTTGATTGCATTGACCATCGCGCGACAGCCCACATCTGTATCAACAATAAACGGTACTTTTTCCACCTTTTCGTTTATTTCGCTGCGAATAAAACCGGGGTGAATACAGGTGACGTTAATTGGCGTATTCATTACATCCATTCGAATGCCTTCAGTCATAGATGTAAGGCCCGCTTTCGTTGCTGCGTATACGGTCATGGCGCGTCTAAAACCGCGCACAGCACTGATGGACGAAATCGTCACAAGATGACCACTATTTTGCGCCCTAAAGATAGCCATTGCCGCTTCACATTGTGCTAGCGCCGACACAAAGTTAGTCACCGCCGTTTGCTTGTTAGCGTGAAAATACCCCGTACCAATCGACGCGCCTTTGCCCATTCCTGCGTTCACAATAACTCTATCAAGAGTTCCCATGTCATCTTTGAATGCGTCAAACACTTCAAACACCGCATCGTGATCATTGACATCCAGCGAGCGAATATACACGTCAATGTTTGGGTTAATTGAATGCAATTCGTCTTTCAATTTTTCTAAATTCTCAAAGCGTCTTGCGCATAGGGCTAGGTTACAACCCTGTTTGGCAAACTCAATCGCCATTCCCTTGCCTAGGCCTGAACTCGCGCCTGTGATCAGAATATTGCGTCTTGTTGTCATTATCGTTTTCCTGATGCTTTTATGGCCTTATTACAACGCCACATTAAATAATGAATGAAGATCCAAAAGTTTTTAAACGCTGGATTATTGGTTTGCTTGTGGTGGTATCGATAGTAAATTTGCTGGGCAATACCGGCTAAACGGAAAAGCCCGTATACCTCGTAAAAGGTAAAATCATCTACATCTATTTCCATCTCTTTGCAGTAGTACGCAACCACCTGCTTTCGAGTTAGCATACCGGGTAAGTGAGTAGGCTGGCGGCGCGTTGATTGGGCCAAAAAGTCATCATCCGGTTGTACCCAATACGCCAAGGTATTACCCAAGTCCATAAGCGGGTCGCCTAAGGTCGCCAGTTCCCAGTCCAACACACCGATAATTTGCGTATAGTTATCTGGCTTTAACACCACGTTGTCAAATCGGAAGTCATTGTGGGTAATACAAATGCGTTCATTAGCGGGCATGTGGTTTTCTAGCCAGCGCATTATTTTTTTACCCGAGGGGACATTCCAGGTTTTTGCTTTACTATAGCGTTCGCTCCACCCACTTATTTGGCGTTCTATGTAGCCAGCACCTTTACCTAAGTGCTCAAGCCCCGCTTTCTTATAATCCACTTTATGAAGCTCGATTAAGCTATCAAGTACATTAGTGCAGAGCTGTTTGCTTTGCTGCTCAGACGTGTTTAAGCCTTTGGGTAAGTTCTTACGTGGTATCACGCCGGTAAACTTCTCCATTACGTAAAACTCTGTGCCTATAACGCTCTCGTCTTCACAAAGTCCAAGCATCTCTGGCACATAGCGATAAACAGGCTTTAACGCATGCTGTAATCGAAACTCCCGCCCCATATCGTGAGCCCCATTGGCTTTAGTACCTGCTGGTGCCCGACGCAAAATCAACGACGTTTGCTCGCTCTGGTTTTGTTTACTGCCTTGATAGTCCAAGCAGTACGTCCAATTAGACGCGCCCCCAGAATACTGGGTGACTTGAGGAAAGCTATCGCTACTTTGTATCGTGGCCTTCAATGATGGACTCGAGGCACTAATATTTTCTTTAAGCCAATTGTGTACAGCGCTGACGTCTAGCTCTTCGCCTGCACGTACGCTGTCAGCTTTATCTACGACCTGTTGTTGCATATCTCATTCTTCTTGTAATTCTGTTTCAAAGGGCCTATTCAAAGTGCTAACTCACAATCTTTGGCTAGAAGATACTTCTGTTTGTGCCTGTACAAGAGCAGCTCGACAATTATCTTCAGATAGCTTGGCGACAAACATACGTGAGCCCGATTCCGTTTTGCCTAAGTTTGCTCTAATTTTGCTTTAACTTTGCTTTTCCATTGCACGCTTCATCATCTTCGTTTGATTGAGCATATTTTTGATATAGCGCTGGGTTGGCAGCAGCTTCTTTAACAGGAAAGCGCGTTTACCCAGTTTATGGGTAAGAATAAGAAACTGCTTTTTGTCGACTTGCTGAAATATGGACTCAGCCACGTCTTCTTTCGTCATGTCTGCTTTGGCAAAGAACTTATTGAGCATCTTGTGCGACGCTGGGTTGCTGCTTCGCATCGACTCATCTAAATTCGTTTTGAAGAAGCTTGGACAAACTACACTAACGTCAATATTGTCAGGTGCTAATTCCAACTTCATGGTTTCAGAAAACGACACGACTGCAGCTTTAACCGCGTTATAACTTCCCATATAAGGAATAGGCGTTAGCCCCGCTTGCGATGCAATATTAATGAAATAGCCACCGCCTTGCTCTCGCATTAACGGTAAGAGTGCACGACTGACTCTCACCATGCCTAACACATTAATATCAAACACCCACTGCCACTGCTCAATGCTCTCATCTAAAAGGCTGCCACCAGAAGCAACACCCGCATTGTTAAATACAGTGTCAACACCGCCCCAGCGAGTTTCCAAGGTGTTCGCTAACGTTTGAACATCATTTTCAGAGGTTATATCGCAATGGATGTAAAACGCATTGGCACCTTGGGCGGATAGCGTATTTACTGTTTCGTCGCCTCTTTCTTGGTTAATATCGGCAATGCAAATATCTACCCCCTCGTCTTTGCCTGCCCACTTTTCCGCCCACTTAAGGGCAATGGCCTGACCTAAGCCGGTAGCGCCACCGGTAATCAATACGCGCATGATGTGTTTCCTAACTGTTCTTGTTTCATTTTTCTTGTATCGGCGTTTATGTTTAGTTGCGCTTTATTGTGTTAAGCGCTAATCAGTACTTCACTATTCTCTCTAATTGACCGCCTTATCAATCCAATCAAACTGATTCCGTCTTTTGCAGTGACACTGATGGCTGTTCGTTACGCATTTTTCGTTTTGCCCACAGGGCCAATAGTGCGGGCCCGATGTACATTGCTACGCCATATACACCAGGTGCAATCGCGTAATCAGGCGCATCTAAAAAGGTAATACATATCAGCATTGCAAGCGCCGCGTTTTGCACGCCTATTTCAATGGCCAGCGTGAGCGAGTCTTTAAATGCTAGGTTTGAAAGCTTAGCAACCCCGAGCCCTAACAATACCGATGATAAATTTAACGTTAAGCAAACCAAAAACGCGCTTTCAAAGGACGCGGCTAAATTGTTTCTTTCTGAAACCAGCACGCCCACAATCATAAGCAACATGAAGTACATAGAAAACTGCCGGAAGAAGCTTTCAGTTTTAGTAGCAAACCTGCTGTTAAAGCGACGAATGGTCATGCCTAAAATGACCGGTACAATTGATATACCAACCAGCCCAATCACTGTTTGAATAATAGAAAAGTCTGGCGCGTTTTCTTTTACAAAGTAATCAAGAGCAAATTGAATGATAAAGGGCGTTGAGAAAACGCAAGCGATGGTAGAAATAGCGGTTAAGCTTACTGAAAGGGCCAGATTTGCTTTTGCGATGTGGCTGATTAAATTACTGGTCGTGCCGCCTGGGCATGCCGCTAAAACCATGACACCAACCGCAATATAATCGGGTAGACCAAAAACAAAGCACAGTCCTAGCGCCAACATAGGCAGCAATATAATTTGCCCTATAAAACCCGTTATTACTGCTTTAGGTGCTTTAAGTAGTCGGGCAAAGTCTGCAAGGGTTAGCGTTAGCCCCATGCCAAACATAACAAATGCCAACGCTAGAGGTAACAACACCTCGGTAAGTACAGATGCCTGCATGCACACGCCCCTTACAAAAGAAGCCTCTATAAAAGAAACCTTTTATTAACATTTAAGCCAGTGTACCCTGTTTAATAATAAATAAAAATGATGCCTTATTATGGAAACCCATAAATGATATGCATGGAAAATTAGACCTAAATTTGTTTGTTGTGCTGCGCGCGGTCTACGATCAGGGCAGCATTACGAAAGCCGCCAACGCACTGCATATTACTCAACCTGCGGTGAGTCACGCCTTAGGTCGTCTACGAGAGAAATTTGATGATCCGCTGTTTATTCGTCATGGACGACAAGTCGTGCCTACCCCATTTTGCCAAGGCATTATTGCATCGGTTGTGAAATCAATCGAAACCCTTGAAAGTACGTTAAAAGGTAAAGTGGGCTTTGATATAAGTGATAAACCCCGTCAGGTGAACCTTGGCTTAAGAGATGTTTTAGAATCTATATTTTTTCCCGTGCTTATTCCTGAGCTTGTTAAACATACTCCCAATATCACGGTGAATAGTAGACAGGTTACCTGGCCCGAGCTTGCTCCCGCGTTAGCCGCTAAAGAGCTTGATATCGTAATTGACGCGTTAGTTCCCACCAGCCGTGACATTCGTTCACAGTTTATCTGCGAAGAAACGTTTGTCGTGGTATGCGCGCCTAGCAATAGCTACGTAGATAACCAGAGTATCAAGAGCTACTCAGTTGCACAGCATGCGCTTGTATCTTTAAAAGACTCTAAATTAGATACGGTAGATCTAGCCCTTGCTCAGCACAATTTACATCGCAACATCGCATTGCAGTGTGAACACTACTTTGCCGCCGTTA includes the following:
- a CDS encoding SDR family oxidoreductase; the encoded protein is MRVLITGGATGLGQAIALKWAEKWAGKDEGVDICIADINQERGDETVNTLSAQGANAFYIHCDITSENDVQTLANTLETRWGGVDTVFNNAGVASGGSLLDESIEQWQWVFDINVLGMVRVSRALLPLMREQGGGYFINIASQAGLTPIPYMGSYNAVKAAVVSFSETMKLELAPDNIDVSVVCPSFFKTNLDESMRSSNPASHKMLNKFFAKADMTKEDVAESIFQQVDKKQFLILTHKLGKRAFLLKKLLPTQRYIKNMLNQTKMMKRAMEKQS
- the murJ gene encoding murein biosynthesis integral membrane protein MurJ; this translates as MSRKLIKSGLIVSIMTLVSRVLGLVRDVVVAKLLGDGAAADVFFFANKIPNFLRRLFAEGAFAQAFIPVLTEVHENDDKKQLREFVAKVSGTLGAIVFVVSIIGVIASPVLAALFGTGWFVAWLEGDEAGDKFVLASTMLKITFPYLAFISLTGLAGAILNTLNKFAVAAFTPVLLNVCIIACAIYLAPTLNQPAYALAWGVFIGGIVQFLFQLPFLFRAGLLVKPKWGWHDENVVKVRTLMIPALFGVSVGQINLLFDTFIASFLVTGSISWLYYSDRLLEFPLGLFGIAIATVILPTLSRNHVSNNPKAFAANIDWAFRMVCLLGIPAAVGLGVMARPILTVIFQRGAFTAETAIMASYSLTAYSFGLLSFMLVKILAPGFYSRQDTKTPVKFGIWCMVANMVFNLILAIPFGYVGLAVATSMSATLNAALLYITLHRQGVFALSRTSVLFIARVVIASAAMGGLIYYRDQGLGFFDLSLSAQMLEVGITISLSVILFVTTMVVLGMRPRHFRSGGD
- the rpsT gene encoding 30S ribosomal protein S20, which gives rise to MANIKSAKKRAIQAEKRRQHNASRRSMTRTSIKKVIAAIASGDKEAAQAALTAATPVLDRMATKGLIHKNKAARHKSRLAAQIKALG
- the ribF gene encoding bifunctional riboflavin kinase/FAD synthetase, whose translation is MEFIRGLNNVKPHHKGCVLTIGKFDGVHRGHQAVLANVLEKAKSLSLPATVMVFEPQPEEVFMPDKAPARISPLREKYELLRQQGVDRLLAVRFNAEFAKQSADTFVHDLLVDKLGVKFLVVGDDFRFGNGRKGDFEMLEAAGRQYGFEVVSTHSFTMHAHRISSTAVREALADSDFGLSTEMLGRPFAIHGRVVHGEKKGRTIGFPTANVMLKRQKTPIHGVFAVRVDVDGKHYNGVANIGTRPTVNGVRNQLEVHIFDLSSDLYGKPITVFPMAKIRDEIKFDSFEALKDQIQADAAQARLLLA
- a CDS encoding SDR family oxidoreductase gives rise to the protein MTTRRNILITGASSGLGKGMAIEFAKQGCNLALCARRFENLEKLKDELHSINPNIDVYIRSLDVNDHDAVFEVFDAFKDDMGTLDRVIVNAGMGKGASIGTGYFHANKQTAVTNFVSALAQCEAAMAIFRAQNSGHLVTISSISAVRGFRRAMTVYAATKAGLTSMTEGIRMDVMNTPINVTCIHPGFIRSEINEKVEKVPFIVDTDVGCRAMVNAINKEKANAFVPSWPWAILHWIMRIAPASSIRKMS
- a CDS encoding bile acid:sodium symporter family protein, whose product is MQASVLTEVLLPLALAFVMFGMGLTLTLADFARLLKAPKAVITGFIGQIILLPMLALGLCFVFGLPDYIAVGVMVLAACPGGTTSNLISHIAKANLALSVSLTAISTIACVFSTPFIIQFALDYFVKENAPDFSIIQTVIGLVGISIVPVILGMTIRRFNSRFATKTESFFRQFSMYFMLLMIVGVLVSERNNLAASFESAFLVCLTLNLSSVLLGLGVAKLSNLAFKDSLTLAIEIGVQNAALAMLICITFLDAPDYAIAPGVYGVAMYIGPALLALWAKRKMRNEQPSVSLQKTESV
- a CDS encoding phosphotransferase family protein, producing MQQQVVDKADSVRAGEELDVSAVHNWLKENISASSPSLKATIQSSDSFPQVTQYSGGASNWTYCLDYQGSKQNQSEQTSLILRRAPAGTKANGAHDMGREFRLQHALKPVYRYVPEMLGLCEDESVIGTEFYVMEKFTGVIPRKNLPKGLNTSEQQSKQLCTNVLDSLIELHKVDYKKAGLEHLGKGAGYIERQISGWSERYSKAKTWNVPSGKKIMRWLENHMPANERICITHNDFRFDNVVLKPDNYTQIIGVLDWELATLGDPLMDLGNTLAYWVQPDDDFLAQSTRRQPTHLPGMLTRKQVVAYYCKEMEIDVDDFTFYEVYGLFRLAGIAQQIYYRYHHKQTNNPAFKNFWIFIHYLMWRCNKAIKASGKR
- a CDS encoding LysR family transcriptional regulator, yielding MHGKLDLNLFVVLRAVYDQGSITKAANALHITQPAVSHALGRLREKFDDPLFIRHGRQVVPTPFCQGIIASVVKSIETLESTLKGKVGFDISDKPRQVNLGLRDVLESIFFPVLIPELVKHTPNITVNSRQVTWPELAPALAAKELDIVIDALVPTSRDIRSQFICEETFVVVCAPSNSYVDNQSIKSYSVAQHALVSLKDSKLDTVDLALAQHNLHRNIALQCEHYFAAVNVVSQCDLLLTMPTRFVQQFSNKFDIEILPLPFDVPPLPVHMYWHKHADEDLVNVWMRDRLLDVANKLGL